Proteins encoded within one genomic window of Lysinibacillus louembei:
- a CDS encoding DMT family transporter — protein MNKPAINPYIPIVIGVISVSLSAILVKLASADAGVIAFYRMLFSVVLMLPIFLWKYTGEIKLLSKKDWVFSAIAGVFLAFHFILWFESLNYTSVASSTVLVTMQPLFAFVGTYFFFGEKISLKTIIAAAIAIIGSVLISWGDFRVSGTALYGDILALIACALVTGYLLFGQDVRKRISLVTYTMVVYMSSTVCLFFYVLVKGESFGPYPSMEWVWFILLAIIPNLLGHTLFNWSLKFVSTNVLSIAILFEPIGAAILAYFIFKEYLIATQIVGGIVVLAGILLFVADFKKIKSFFRKTIDL, from the coding sequence ATGAATAAACCGGCGATTAATCCTTATATACCAATTGTGATTGGCGTTATTTCAGTATCGCTATCAGCAATTTTAGTAAAGCTAGCAAGTGCCGATGCGGGTGTTATTGCATTTTATCGAATGTTATTTTCTGTTGTGCTCATGCTTCCAATCTTTTTATGGAAATATACAGGTGAAATAAAGTTATTATCGAAAAAAGATTGGGTATTTTCTGCTATTGCAGGTGTTTTTTTAGCATTTCACTTTATCTTATGGTTTGAGTCATTAAATTACACCTCTGTAGCAAGTTCTACAGTGCTTGTGACGATGCAACCTTTATTTGCTTTTGTAGGGACTTATTTTTTCTTCGGCGAAAAGATTTCTTTGAAAACAATCATTGCGGCCGCAATTGCAATTATAGGTAGTGTTTTGATTAGCTGGGGAGATTTTCGAGTTAGTGGTACAGCTTTATATGGAGATATACTAGCGCTAATTGCTTGTGCATTAGTCACAGGTTATCTCTTGTTTGGACAAGACGTTCGCAAAAGAATTTCACTTGTTACATATACAATGGTCGTTTATATGAGCAGTACAGTTTGTCTTTTCTTCTATGTATTAGTAAAGGGAGAATCGTTTGGTCCATATCCTTCAATGGAATGGGTTTGGTTTATATTGCTTGCTATTATACCTAATTTACTTGGTCATACTTTGTTCAATTGGTCATTAAAGTTTGTTAGCACAAATGTATTGTCGATTGCTATTTTATTTGAACCAATAGGTGCTGCTATATTAGCTTACTTTATTTTTAAAGAATATTTAATTGCAACACAAATCGTTGGTGGGATCGTTGTATTAGCTGGAATATTGCTCTTTGTAGCAGATTTTAAAAAAATAAAAAGTTTTTTTAGAAAAACTATTGATTTATAG
- a CDS encoding AAA-type ATPase lid domain-containing protein, translating to MFEQQRQLIPFYIHAIEHISVGIHAIDTEGKTLLYNAKMKEIEGYAFEEMTSHSLFELFAFRKKDSTLWRVLQTGRKEMNVKQTYRNKNGHEITTLNDTFPIFDQNKLIGAIEFARDITSLEKLIYQPLRRYGEPLTFDAITAVSNAMQQVMTHAKKAAHARIPVLLVGDSGTGKDLIAESIHHALLPTSDDFITFFSRRDEQIVENIRHYLHTNGSYTFFFERIEFLSIDMQEQLLAILKELSVTKHMIIGSIGSDPIDLIGDGQLLKELYYFFANLTISIPPLCERKEDIEPFVTDYFARHRARFASFIQGLSPEVMRLFMSYDWPGNLKELELLLDEIAAVITNEEVVTFEMLPLHFRFKVQQTDAKTSLILNDEQLLPLDEYLRDAEMFYVQNVLKMHNGNVTKAATALGMSRQNLQYRLRKWKQYD from the coding sequence TTGTTTGAACAGCAAAGACAACTCATTCCCTTTTACATACATGCAATTGAGCATATTTCTGTAGGGATTCATGCAATTGATACCGAAGGCAAAACATTGCTTTATAATGCAAAAATGAAGGAAATTGAAGGCTATGCTTTTGAAGAAATGACAAGCCACTCCCTTTTTGAACTTTTTGCATTTCGTAAAAAAGATAGTACACTATGGCGCGTTTTACAAACCGGGCGCAAAGAAATGAATGTCAAGCAAACGTATCGCAATAAAAACGGGCATGAAATTACGACGCTAAATGATACATTCCCTATTTTTGACCAAAATAAACTTATTGGGGCTATCGAATTTGCACGTGATATTACATCATTGGAAAAGCTTATATACCAGCCGTTAAGAAGATACGGTGAACCATTGACATTCGATGCAATCACAGCTGTGTCAAACGCGATGCAGCAGGTGATGACACATGCAAAAAAGGCAGCACATGCTCGCATTCCAGTTTTGCTGGTTGGTGATTCTGGAACAGGCAAAGATTTGATTGCTGAAAGTATTCATCATGCATTATTGCCAACTAGTGATGACTTTATTACATTTTTCAGTAGACGCGATGAGCAAATCGTCGAAAACATTCGCCATTATTTACATACTAATGGCAGCTATACATTTTTCTTCGAGCGCATTGAATTTTTATCCATCGATATGCAGGAGCAGCTGCTTGCTATTTTAAAGGAGCTTTCCGTTACAAAGCATATGATTATTGGCAGCATTGGTAGTGATCCTATCGACTTAATTGGCGATGGTCAATTGTTAAAGGAGCTTTATTATTTCTTCGCTAATTTAACAATTTCTATACCACCACTATGCGAGCGAAAAGAGGATATCGAACCGTTCGTTACCGATTATTTTGCTCGTCATCGCGCTCGCTTTGCCTCCTTTATTCAAGGTTTATCGCCTGAGGTCATGCGGTTATTTATGAGCTATGATTGGCCAGGAAATTTGAAGGAATTAGAGCTATTGCTTGATGAAATTGCAGCGGTGATAACCAATGAAGAGGTCGTCACATTTGAAATGCTGCCATTGCACTTCCGCTTCAAAGTACAGCAAACCGATGCAAAGACGAGCTTGATTTTAAACGATGAGCAGCTGCTACCACTTGATGAATATTTGCGCGATGCCGAGATGTTTTATGTGCAAAATGTGTTGAAGATGCACAATGGCAATGTCACAAAAGCTGCCACTGCGCTTGGGATGAGCAGACAAAATTTACAATATCGCCTGCGCAAATGGAAGCAATATGATTAA
- the nadA gene encoding quinolinate synthase NadA: MSIASLLQQTSLLPEHYRTLSQEEMETRITKLKKDLGKKLFILGHHYQKDEVIQFADATGDSLQLAQISAANKEAEHIVFCGVHFMAETADMLTTSEQHVYLPDMRAGCSMADMADIYQTEQAWPILQQLFGDTMIPLTYVNSTAAIKAFTGRYGGACVTSSNAKEMVKWAFSKKQRILFLPDQHLGRNTAFELGVPLENMAVWNPHTQKLETQQSPENIQVILWKGHCSVHEGFTVQHTEMIRQTYPEMRIIVHPECSREVVAAADDAGSTKYIIDTISNAPSGSSWAIGTEMNLVRRIIQQHPDKHIISLNENFCPCLTMNRIDLPHLLWSLESIADGQPQNRIQVDENTAIEARSSLERMLKRV, translated from the coding sequence TTGTCAATCGCTAGCTTACTACAACAAACATCATTACTACCAGAGCATTACCGAACATTATCACAAGAGGAAATGGAAACACGTATCACAAAGCTCAAAAAAGACTTAGGGAAAAAGCTCTTTATTCTTGGACATCATTATCAAAAAGATGAGGTAATTCAATTTGCCGATGCTACAGGTGATTCTTTACAGCTTGCTCAAATTTCAGCAGCGAATAAAGAAGCAGAGCATATTGTCTTTTGTGGTGTACACTTTATGGCGGAAACAGCTGATATGCTGACAACAAGTGAACAGCATGTTTATTTACCTGATATGCGTGCAGGCTGCTCGATGGCGGATATGGCAGACATATACCAAACAGAGCAAGCATGGCCAATTTTGCAGCAGCTGTTTGGCGATACAATGATCCCTTTAACTTATGTAAATTCTACCGCTGCGATTAAAGCCTTTACTGGTAGATACGGTGGGGCTTGTGTAACCTCATCCAATGCGAAGGAGATGGTAAAATGGGCATTTTCGAAGAAACAGCGTATTTTATTTTTACCTGACCAACATTTAGGTCGCAACACTGCATTTGAGCTAGGTGTTCCACTTGAAAATATGGCAGTGTGGAACCCTCATACACAAAAGCTTGAAACACAACAGTCGCCTGAAAATATTCAAGTAATTTTATGGAAAGGTCATTGCTCTGTACATGAAGGCTTTACAGTCCAACATACAGAAATGATTCGCCAAACTTATCCTGAGATGCGCATTATCGTTCATCCTGAATGTAGTCGTGAAGTTGTAGCTGCGGCTGATGATGCGGGCTCAACAAAATATATTATTGATACAATTAGCAATGCGCCAAGCGGCTCCTCATGGGCGATTGGTACAGAGATGAATCTTGTACGCCGCATTATTCAACAGCATCCAGATAAGCATATTATCTCTTTAAATGAAAATTTTTGTCCTTGCTTGACGATGAATCGCATTGATTTACCACATTTGTTATGGTCATTAGAAAGCATCGCTGATGGTCAACCACAAAATCGTATTCAAGTAGATGAAAATACTGCTATAGAAGCTCGTAGTTCTCTTGAGCGTATGTTAAAACGTGTTTAA
- the yugI gene encoding S1 domain-containing post-transcriptional regulator GSP13 translates to MEKQYKVGDVLTGKVTGIQPYGAFVALDEQTQGLVHISEITYGFVKDVSHFLKVGDEITVKILEIEDGSQKISLSIRALQEEPTPMKKEQRKTLQERIDEDDAAGFQPLKDKLQEWIDQSGQK, encoded by the coding sequence ATGGAAAAACAATACAAAGTGGGTGACGTGCTAACTGGAAAAGTAACTGGAATTCAACCATACGGAGCATTTGTAGCATTGGATGAGCAAACGCAAGGACTTGTGCACATATCAGAAATTACGTATGGCTTTGTAAAGGATGTTAGTCATTTTTTAAAAGTTGGCGATGAAATTACCGTAAAAATTTTAGAAATTGAGGATGGGTCGCAAAAAATAAGCTTATCGATTCGCGCATTGCAGGAAGAGCCTACCCCAATGAAAAAGGAACAGCGCAAAACATTGCAGGAGCGAATTGATGAGGATGATGCGGCAGGCTTTCAACCATTGAAGGATAAGCTACAGGAATGGATTGACCAATCAGGGCAAAAATAG
- a CDS encoding Glu/Leu/Phe/Val family dehydrogenase, which produces MAENLNLFTSTQDVIQEALQKLGYDEAMYELLKEPLRMLEVRIPVKMDDGTTKVFTGYRAQHNDAVGPTKGGVRFHPAVTDEEVKALSMWMTLKCGIVDLPYGGGKGGVICDPRQMSMGEIERLSRGYVRAVSQIVGPTKDIPAPDVFTNAQIMAWMMDEYSRMDEFNSPGFITGKPLVLGGSQGRDRATAEGVTIVIKEAAKKRGINIEGARIVIQGFGNAGSFLAKFMSDLGAKVIGISDAYGALHDPNGLDIDYLLDRRDSFGTVTTLFENTISNKELLELDCDILVPAAIENQITADNAHNVKANIVVEAANGPTTAEATRILTERGILLVPDVLASAGGVTVSYFEWVQNNQGYYWTEEEVQEKLVRKMVEAFDNVYTTAMNRNINMRLAAYMVGVRRTAEASRFRGWV; this is translated from the coding sequence ATGGCTGAAAATTTAAACCTATTTACGTCGACACAAGATGTCATTCAAGAAGCGTTACAAAAGCTTGGTTATGATGAAGCAATGTATGAGTTGCTAAAGGAACCACTTCGCATGTTAGAAGTACGTATTCCTGTAAAAATGGATGATGGTACAACAAAAGTATTTACAGGCTATCGTGCACAGCACAATGATGCAGTAGGACCAACAAAAGGTGGTGTACGTTTCCACCCAGCGGTTACTGACGAAGAAGTTAAAGCGCTTTCAATGTGGATGACATTGAAATGTGGAATTGTAGACTTACCATACGGTGGAGGTAAAGGCGGCGTTATATGTGACCCACGTCAAATGTCTATGGGCGAAATTGAACGTTTAAGCCGTGGTTATGTACGTGCGGTAAGCCAAATCGTAGGACCAACAAAAGATATTCCAGCACCAGATGTATTTACAAATGCTCAAATTATGGCTTGGATGATGGATGAATATAGCCGCATGGATGAATTTAATTCACCAGGCTTCATTACAGGTAAACCGCTTGTACTTGGGGGCTCACAAGGGCGTGACCGAGCAACTGCGGAAGGTGTAACAATCGTTATTAAAGAGGCAGCGAAAAAACGCGGCATCAACATTGAAGGTGCTCGTATCGTAATTCAAGGATTCGGTAACGCAGGAAGCTTCTTAGCGAAGTTTATGAGTGACTTAGGTGCAAAAGTAATCGGTATTTCAGATGCTTATGGCGCTCTACACGACCCAAATGGTTTAGATATTGACTATTTATTAGATCGTCGCGATTCGTTTGGTACTGTCACAACTCTATTTGAAAACACCATTTCAAATAAAGAGCTACTAGAATTAGACTGTGACATTTTAGTTCCTGCGGCTATTGAAAATCAAATTACTGCTGACAATGCACATAATGTGAAAGCTAACATTGTTGTAGAAGCAGCAAATGGACCAACAACAGCAGAAGCCACAAGAATTTTAACAGAGCGTGGTATTCTGTTAGTGCCAGACGTACTAGCGTCTGCTGGTGGTGTAACAGTTTCATACTTTGAGTGGGTACAAAACAACCAAGGCTACTACTGGACTGAAGAAGAAGTACAAGAAAAATTAGTACGTAAAATGGTAGAGGCTTTTGACAATGTCTACACAACTGCAATGAACCGCAATATTAACATGCGTTTAGCTGCATATATGGTAGGCGTTCGTCGCACTGCTGAAGCATCTCGCTTCCGTGGATGGGTGTAA
- a CDS encoding MgtC/SapB family protein — protein MSSILTEVFSIEILIKLAVAAGLSLIIGIERELKKKPVGLKTSLVIATFSCLLTIISIETAYMTPARDDINITMDPLRLAAQVVSGIGFLGAGVILRKGNDSITGLTTAAMIWGAAGIGIAVGAGFYAEAFMTVVIVVIGIELIAPFLMTIGPKRLASREFSLKVQVKHHDDISTLLSYMQQNEMYVENIRISDTVIANDTIEHEVTIRFATIHQNTLALYQDLHTQSYIEQIEIELLS, from the coding sequence TTGTCATCTATTTTAACCGAAGTCTTTTCAATTGAAATTTTAATTAAATTAGCTGTAGCTGCTGGTTTAAGTTTAATTATCGGAATTGAAAGGGAATTAAAGAAGAAGCCAGTTGGATTAAAAACGAGCTTAGTCATTGCAACATTCAGTTGCTTACTGACGATTATTTCTATTGAAACGGCTTATATGACACCAGCTAGAGACGATATTAATATTACGATGGACCCACTAAGGCTAGCTGCACAAGTAGTTAGCGGCATCGGCTTTTTAGGAGCAGGTGTAATCTTACGTAAGGGGAATGATAGTATTACTGGCCTTACGACAGCTGCCATGATTTGGGGAGCAGCTGGAATTGGTATTGCTGTAGGAGCAGGTTTTTATGCAGAAGCCTTTATGACAGTAGTGATTGTTGTCATTGGTATTGAGCTAATTGCTCCGTTTTTAATGACGATAGGACCTAAACGCTTAGCTTCACGTGAATTTTCATTGAAAGTACAGGTGAAGCATCACGATGATATTTCTACACTCCTTTCCTATATGCAACAGAACGAAATGTATGTTGAAAACATCCGCATAAGCGATACGGTAATAGCAAATGATACAATTGAACATGAAGTAACGATTCGCTTTGCTACAATTCATCAAAATACGTTAGCACTTTATCAAGATCTACATACTCAATCGTATATAGAACAAATTGAAATTGAATTATTATCTTAA
- the pruA gene encoding L-glutamate gamma-semialdehyde dehydrogenase, which yields MIPYKHEPFTDFSQQENKDAYIAGLKTVEGYLGQDYPLIIGGERITTEDKIVSYNPAKKTEVIGRVSKASRELAEKAMQVADETFKTWKKVDPAIRADVLFKAAAIIRRRKFEFSALLTKEAGKPWNEADADTAEAIDFLEYYGRQMLRMKDGQPVESRPGEYNRYDYIPLGVGIVISPWNFPFAIMAGTTVAALVTGNTVLLKPASTTPVVAYKFIEVLEEAGLPAGAVNYVPGSGAEVGDYLVDHPRTRFISFTGSRDVGLRINQRASVLNEGQIWIKRVIAEMGGKDTIVVDKEADLELAAQSIVKSAFGFSGQKCSACSRAVIVEDVYDQVVNRVEELTKALTIGDPADPSNFMATVIDQAAFNKVTEYIEIGKGEGRLVAGGTADDSVGYFVHPTVFADVARDARIMKEEIFGPVVAIAKAKDFDEAIEIANDTEYGLTGAVITNNRMNLEKAREEFHVGNLYFNRGCTGAIVGYQPFGGFNMSGTDSKAGGPDYLQLHMQAKTTSEML from the coding sequence ATGATTCCATATAAACACGAACCATTCACAGATTTCTCACAACAAGAAAACAAAGACGCGTACATCGCAGGCTTAAAAACAGTTGAAGGCTATTTAGGTCAAGACTACCCATTAATTATCGGTGGCGAGCGCATCACAACAGAAGACAAAATCGTGTCATACAATCCAGCGAAAAAAACAGAAGTGATTGGTCGCGTATCGAAAGCTTCACGCGAGCTTGCTGAAAAAGCAATGCAAGTGGCGGATGAAACATTCAAAACATGGAAGAAAGTAGATCCAGCTATTCGTGCAGACGTATTATTCAAAGCAGCAGCAATTATCCGTCGTCGCAAATTCGAATTCTCTGCATTATTAACAAAAGAAGCAGGAAAACCTTGGAACGAAGCAGACGCAGATACAGCAGAAGCAATCGACTTTTTAGAATACTACGGTCGTCAAATGCTACGCATGAAAGACGGTCAACCTGTAGAAAGCCGTCCAGGTGAATACAACCGTTATGACTATATTCCATTAGGTGTTGGTATCGTTATCTCTCCTTGGAACTTCCCATTTGCAATTATGGCAGGTACAACAGTAGCAGCTTTAGTTACAGGGAACACAGTATTATTAAAACCAGCTTCTACAACACCAGTTGTAGCATATAAATTTATCGAAGTATTAGAAGAAGCGGGCTTACCAGCAGGTGCGGTAAACTATGTACCAGGTTCTGGCGCAGAAGTAGGCGACTACTTAGTAGATCACCCACGCACACGCTTCATCAGCTTCACAGGTTCACGCGATGTTGGTTTACGTATTAACCAACGTGCATCTGTCTTAAACGAAGGTCAAATTTGGATTAAACGTGTTATCGCTGAAATGGGCGGTAAAGATACAATCGTTGTTGATAAAGAAGCAGATCTTGAATTAGCAGCACAATCAATCGTGAAATCTGCATTTGGCTTCTCAGGTCAAAAATGTTCTGCATGTTCACGTGCTGTTATTGTAGAGGATGTATACGATCAAGTGGTAAACCGTGTAGAAGAGCTAACAAAAGCATTAACAATCGGTGATCCAGCAGATCCATCAAACTTCATGGCAACAGTAATTGACCAAGCAGCATTCAATAAAGTAACAGAGTACATTGAAATCGGAAAAGGCGAAGGACGTCTTGTAGCAGGTGGCACAGCAGATGATTCTGTAGGTTACTTTGTACACCCAACAGTATTTGCAGACGTAGCACGTGATGCACGTATTATGAAGGAAGAAATCTTCGGACCAGTTGTAGCGATTGCAAAAGCAAAAGACTTCGATGAAGCAATTGAAATTGCAAACGATACAGAGTACGGCTTAACAGGTGCAGTGATTACAAACAACCGTATGAACCTAGAAAAAGCACGTGAAGAATTCCACGTAGGAAATCTTTACTTCAACCGTGGCTGTACAGGTGCGATTGTTGGCTACCAACCATTCGGTGGCTTCAACATGTCAGGAACAGACTCAAAAGCAGGTGGCCCTGACTACTTACAATTACACATGCAAGCAAAAACAACTTCAGAAATGCTTTAA
- a CDS encoding cytidine deaminase family protein translates to MNFSELLKKAQAVTKPTMLSPWAEAGSVGAAILTQNGHVYVGVCIDTACSMGFCAEHAAAASMVTNGENKIAKVIAVNSEGIIFPPCGRCREFLSQLAVENLEAEVMVNAHTIVKLKDLLPYDWRIQ, encoded by the coding sequence ATGAATTTTAGTGAACTTCTAAAAAAAGCACAGGCAGTTACTAAACCAACAATGCTTTCACCATGGGCAGAGGCTGGTAGTGTAGGTGCAGCGATTTTAACTCAAAATGGCCATGTCTATGTAGGTGTTTGTATTGATACAGCTTGTTCAATGGGGTTTTGTGCTGAGCATGCAGCAGCTGCTTCTATGGTGACAAATGGTGAAAATAAGATTGCAAAAGTAATCGCAGTCAACTCGGAAGGTATAATTTTCCCACCGTGTGGAAGATGTAGAGAATTTTTAAGCCAGCTAGCTGTCGAAAACCTTGAGGCTGAGGTAATGGTCAATGCTCATACAATCGTGAAGTTAAAGGATTTACTTCCATATGATTGGCGTATACAGTAA
- a CDS encoding cation diffusion facilitator family transporter: protein MKEFFALLKDGNKPSLLAACVNAFLGIIKGIAFFFTGNVAMFAEMMHSLGDAANQLFVYIGSALSKKAPTKQFPNGFGRLINLVCLGAVLIVGILSYETVKEGWHHFVSPATESNGMLIALGVLAVGIILELTVLHKAAKEVLHEVGVESAGFTSIVKSAKYLNRAKPATKLVWMEDLVATSGNVLAFSAILIAHFTGFYRLEGLVSMIIGFMMFYVVGRVFLDNARGVIGETDQEMLNHIAHLVMEEPNVKDIMRLEVIKEGEFLHVELVAEADPNLSLAYLDDVRDHLTHLILSQKGVTEVVILFDEDDGQLSWQHVGEKPE from the coding sequence ATGAAAGAATTTTTCGCACTACTTAAAGACGGTAACAAACCTTCCTTGCTCGCTGCGTGTGTCAACGCATTTTTAGGTATTATTAAAGGAATTGCCTTTTTCTTTACTGGCAATGTGGCGATGTTTGCGGAAATGATGCACTCCTTAGGGGATGCCGCTAACCAGCTTTTCGTTTATATCGGATCTGCATTATCCAAAAAAGCGCCAACTAAACAATTCCCTAATGGCTTTGGTCGCCTTATTAACCTAGTTTGTTTAGGAGCTGTTTTAATTGTTGGTATTTTATCTTATGAAACAGTAAAAGAGGGCTGGCATCATTTTGTCTCCCCTGCTACTGAATCAAACGGTATGCTTATTGCACTTGGTGTATTAGCTGTCGGAATTATATTGGAATTAACAGTTTTGCATAAAGCAGCAAAAGAAGTTTTGCATGAAGTAGGTGTTGAGAGTGCTGGATTTACATCCATTGTCAAGTCAGCAAAATATTTAAATCGTGCAAAGCCTGCGACAAAGCTTGTATGGATGGAAGATTTAGTTGCGACAAGCGGTAATGTTCTAGCATTTAGTGCCATTTTAATCGCTCACTTCACTGGCTTTTACCGACTTGAAGGACTTGTCTCAATGATTATTGGTTTCATGATGTTTTATGTAGTAGGTCGCGTATTTTTAGATAATGCGAGAGGCGTTATCGGGGAAACCGATCAAGAAATGTTAAACCATATAGCCCATTTAGTAATGGAAGAACCGAATGTAAAGGATATTATGCGCTTAGAAGTGATTAAAGAAGGGGAATTTTTGCATGTTGAGCTTGTTGCAGAAGCTGACCCGAACCTTTCCTTGGCTTACTTAGATGATGTGCGAGATCATTTAACCCATCTTATTTTGAGCCAAAAAGGCGTAACTGAGGTTGTTATTTTATTTGACGAAGATGATGGTCAATTGAGCTGGCAGCACGTTGGCGAAAAGCCCGAATAA
- the nadC gene encoding carboxylating nicotinate-nucleotide diphosphorylase, with protein MNIIKLEEMLKQFFNEDIGDGDLSSELIFSPTQQGAFSFYAKEDGIFCGGPIIEQGFRLLDASIVITLHKRDGEAVKNGDLIAHIQGSLQKLLMGERVILNLIQRMSAIATVTQRAVNETVGTDAKILDTRKTIPGLRMLDKYAVRIGGGYNHRNGLYDAIMLKDNHIAFAGSITKAVQSARTKIGHTVKIEVEIETKTQLDEAVAAGADIIMFDNRTPAEIQQWLPSIPRHIATEASGGITLENLKAYAQSGVQWISLGALTHSVKAFDISALVHLKGENGFVNR; from the coding sequence ATGAACATAATCAAGCTAGAGGAAATGCTGAAGCAATTTTTCAATGAGGATATAGGAGATGGCGATTTATCAAGCGAACTTATTTTTTCACCTACGCAACAAGGAGCATTTTCCTTTTATGCAAAAGAAGATGGCATTTTTTGCGGTGGACCGATTATTGAGCAGGGCTTTCGTTTACTTGACGCTTCTATCGTCATTACTTTACATAAACGAGATGGAGAAGCTGTTAAAAACGGCGATTTAATCGCGCATATTCAAGGTTCCCTGCAAAAGCTATTAATGGGTGAACGCGTCATTTTAAATTTAATTCAACGAATGTCAGCTATTGCGACAGTTACACAACGTGCCGTCAATGAGACCGTTGGGACAGATGCTAAAATACTTGACACACGTAAAACAATTCCTGGTTTACGCATGCTCGATAAATACGCCGTTCGTATTGGTGGCGGCTATAACCACCGTAATGGGCTTTATGATGCCATTATGCTGAAAGATAATCATATTGCTTTTGCTGGAAGTATAACGAAAGCTGTTCAAAGTGCTCGCACAAAAATTGGACACACTGTCAAAATTGAAGTAGAAATTGAAACAAAAACACAGCTGGATGAAGCAGTTGCTGCTGGGGCAGATATTATTATGTTTGATAACCGTACACCTGCTGAAATACAACAATGGCTCCCTTCTATTCCTCGTCATATTGCGACGGAAGCATCAGGAGGCATTACACTTGAAAATTTGAAAGCTTATGCACAATCGGGTGTACAGTGGATCTCTCTCGGTGCACTTACACATTCAGTAAAAGCTTTCGATATTAGTGCACTCGTTCATTTGAAAGGAGAAAATGGATTTGTCAATCGCTAG
- a CDS encoding iron-containing alcohol dehydrogenase: MNPFTFYNPVTLHFGADAMEKLPQELAKYGDKVLIVYGGGSIKSNGVYEDVITILQQANKQIFELAGVEPNPRVETARRGAEICKAEGIDLVLAVGGGSVVDCSKLIVAAAKYDGDAWDLVIKKAVAEEALPLGVVLTLAATGSEMNSGSVITNMDTAEKFGWGSPAVFPKFSILNPTYTVTVPKNHTIYGIVDMMSHIFEQYFHNATNTPVTDGMCEGVLRAIMEAGPKLVEDLENVALRETILLAGTIGLNNFLSMGSRGDWATHNIEHAVSAVYDIPHAGGLAILQPHWMRHVVSENPERFARLAVRVFDVEANGKSVEDVALEGIERLAAFWASLGAPQRLADYNIDTTHFEKIIEHTMCNGPFGNFKKLHADDVRTILENAL, translated from the coding sequence ATGAATCCATTTACATTTTATAATCCTGTAACGCTTCATTTTGGAGCGGACGCAATGGAGAAATTGCCACAGGAGCTTGCCAAATATGGCGATAAAGTATTGATTGTCTACGGCGGAGGAAGCATTAAAAGCAACGGTGTTTATGAGGATGTTATAACGATATTGCAGCAGGCGAATAAGCAAATATTTGAATTAGCAGGCGTTGAGCCAAATCCACGTGTCGAAACAGCTCGTCGTGGTGCGGAAATTTGTAAAGCAGAAGGTATCGATCTTGTACTAGCAGTAGGTGGAGGGTCTGTAGTTGACTGTTCAAAATTAATCGTGGCTGCTGCAAAATACGATGGCGATGCTTGGGACTTAGTTATTAAAAAGGCTGTAGCAGAGGAAGCATTGCCATTAGGTGTTGTCTTAACTTTAGCTGCAACAGGCTCTGAAATGAACTCAGGCTCTGTTATTACAAATATGGATACAGCAGAAAAGTTCGGCTGGGGTAGCCCTGCGGTATTCCCGAAATTTTCAATTTTAAATCCTACCTATACAGTGACTGTACCAAAAAATCATACAATATATGGCATCGTTGATATGATGTCGCATATTTTTGAACAATACTTCCATAATGCAACAAATACACCTGTTACAGATGGTATGTGTGAAGGTGTTTTACGTGCGATTATGGAGGCTGGACCAAAGCTAGTAGAGGATTTAGAAAATGTTGCATTACGTGAAACTATTTTATTAGCAGGCACAATTGGCTTAAATAATTTCTTATCGATGGGTTCACGTGGTGATTGGGCTACACATAATATTGAGCATGCAGTATCAGCAGTGTACGATATTCCTCATGCAGGTGGTTTAGCAATTCTTCAGCCACATTGGATGCGCCATGTCGTTTCAGAAAATCCGGAGCGCTTTGCGCGTTTAGCTGTTCGCGTATTCGATGTAGAGGCTAATGGCAAATCAGTAGAGGATGTTGCACTTGAGGGAATTGAGCGCTTAGCTGCATTTTGGGCTTCTTTAGGTGCACCGCAGCGCTTAGCAGATTATAATATTGATACAACACATTTTGAGAAAATAATTGAGCATACGATGTGTAACGGTCCATTTGGCAACTTTAAAAAGCTTCATGCGGACGATGTACGTACAATTTTAGAAAATGCACTATAA